One genomic region from Sphingobacterium multivorum encodes:
- a CDS encoding OsmC family protein, with protein MKQHNYTATIAWTGNRGSGTDHYKNYERSHRIRIDGKAEIEGSSDPAFLGDPSKHNPEELLLASLSSCHMLWYLHFCSVNKIIVEEYVDHATAIMLEEESGKGYFKEVTLNPSVRVKDSTMIAQAIELHKKASEYCFIANSVNFPVLHKPNVSISTSS; from the coding sequence ATGAAACAACATAACTACACAGCCACAATTGCGTGGACAGGAAATCGCGGCAGCGGAACCGATCATTATAAAAACTACGAAAGAAGCCACCGCATTCGTATTGACGGCAAAGCTGAGATTGAAGGTTCTTCGGATCCAGCGTTTCTGGGAGACCCCAGCAAGCACAATCCCGAAGAATTATTGCTTGCATCCCTATCCTCTTGCCATATGTTATGGTACCTTCATTTCTGCTCCGTCAATAAAATTATTGTAGAAGAATATGTAGACCACGCAACGGCGATCATGCTTGAAGAAGAAAGTGGAAAGGGCTATTTTAAAGAAGTTACGCTAAATCCTTCAGTCCGGGTAAAAGATTCTACGATGATTGCACAGGCCATTGAATTGCACAAAAAAGCAAGTGAATATTGTTTTATTGCCAATTCAGTCAACTTTCCGGTATTGCACAAGCCCAACGTCAGTATCAGCACATCCAGCTAA